In the genome of Catharus ustulatus isolate bCatUst1 chromosome 1, bCatUst1.pri.v2, whole genome shotgun sequence, the window gaatttgggaatttgggggtttgggaattgggggattttggaatttggggtttcgggatttggggatttgggagtttgggaatttggggatcccaggaatttgggaatttggggattaggggatttggggatttgggaatctggggatttgggaatttgggaatctgGGGatcccaggaatttggggatttggggatttgggagtttgggaatttgggaatttggggatttgggaatctgaggatttgggaatttggggatttggagatttgggaattcggggatttgggaatttgggagtttggggatttgggaatttgagaatttgggaatttggggatttgggagtttgggaatttgggggtttggggttggagatcccaggaatttggggattcgggagtttgggaatttggggatttgggaatctgggaatttgggagtcTGGGAATTCGGGTATTTCGGAATTTGGGTATTTGGGAAtttgagaatttgggaatttggggatcccaggaatttggggattgtgggatttgggagtttgggaatctgggaatctgggaatttggggatttgggaatttgggactttggggatcccaggaatttggggattagGGGATTTGgtaatttggggatttgggagtttgggagtttgggaatCTGGGACTTTGTGGATGTGGGTTTTTGGGAGCCCACCGGAAGTGGAAGGTTCCCTCCTTCTGGCCGAAGCCGCTGCCCGGCACCACGCAGATCCCGGTCTCCTCCAGCAGCCGCATGCAGAAGAACATGTCCGGGGCCTGCTTCTTCTCCTGGGGTGGGAACAGGGTCGGGAAATGGGAACGGGATcccaggggggacagggatcggccctcacagcccagcctggctccagtccaaaccagtccggctccagtccaaaccagtctGGGTTTCCAGTTTGGATCCGGCCCAAAACAGTTTGGATTCTGTGCATTCCCAGTTTGaatccccccattcccagtttagATCCCATCCAATCCCAGTTTGGATGCAGTCCAAACCAGTTTGGATCCAGTGCATTCCCAATTTGGATCCGGTCCAAACCAGTTTGGTCCCATCCATTCCAGTTTGAATCTCATCCATCCCAGTTTGGATCCCgccattcccagtttggatcccagtattcccagtttgaatcccagtgttcccagtacCTTGGCCACCGCCAGGGCCCGCACTGGGAGGTCAATGCTCCCTGTTTGGATCCCATCCATCTCAGTTTGGATTCCCCTATTCCCAGTTCAGACCCCTGTGTTCCCAGTTTgactcccagtgttcccagtacCTTTGCAGCTGCCAGGACCCACACCAGGGGGTCGATGCTCCCAGTTCAgatcccatccatcccagtttggatcccccattcccagtttggatccccccattcccagtttggctcccagtgttcccagttcaGATCCCAGTGTTTCCAGTTCAGaccccagtgttcccagtacCTTGGTGGCTGCCAGGGCCCACACCAGGATGTTGATGATTCCAGTTTGgatcccatccatcccagtttggatccccccattcccagttcagaTCTCatccattcccagtttggatccCCCCATTGCCAGTTTGgatccccccattcccagttcagaTCCCAGTGTTTCCAGTTCAGACCCCGGTGTTCCCAGTTTGgattcccccattcccagtttggctcccagtgttcccagttcagaccccagtgttcccagtttggctcccagtgttcccagtacCTTGACTGTGGCCAGGGTCCACACCGGGATGTTGATGATCCCAGTTTGGATCCCCTCATTCCCATTTTGggtccccccattcccagtttggctcccagtgctcccagttcatgtcccagtgttcccagtttggctcccagtgttcccagtttggctcccagtgttcccagtaaCTTGGCTGTGGCCAGGGCGTGTGCCAGGACATCGATGCTTCCAGTTCAgatccccccattcccagtttggatccccccattcccagtatggTTCCCAGTGTTCCCTGTTTggctcccagtgttcccagttcatatcccagtgttcccagtttggctcccagtgttcccagtacCTTGACTGTGGCCAGGGTCCACGCCGGGATATTGATGATCCCAGTTTGGATCCCCTCATTCCCATTTTGggtccccccattcccagtttggctcccagtgctcccagttcatatcccagtgttcccagtttggctcccagtgttcccagttcagatcccagtgttcccagtaaCTTGGCTGTGGCCAGGGCGTGTGCCAGGACATCGATGCTTCCAGTTCAgatccccccattcccagtttggatccccccattcccagtatggTTCCCAGTGTTCCCTGTTTggctcccagtgttcccagttcaTATCCCAGTGTTTCCAGTTCAGaccccagtgttcccagttcagatcccagtgttcccagtacCTTGGCCGCGGCCAGGGCCCACACCAGGATGTTGATGATCCCAGTTCAgatcccatccatcccagttcagatcccatccattcccagtttggctccaagtgctcccagttcatatcccagtgctcccagttcagaccccagtgttcccagtttggctcccagtgttcccagttcatatcccagtgctcccagtttggctcccagtgctcccagtttggctcccagtgctcccagtacctTGGCGGCCGCCAGGGCCTTTGGCGGGAGCTCGATGCGGGGGAAGGAGTACATGGCGCCCTGCACGGGGTTGCAGTGGATCCCGGGCGTCTGGTTGAAAATCTCCTGCGTCAGCCGCGCCTTCTCCGCCAGCGCGCCCAGCACGGCCTCCTTCTCCTGAGGGATGGGTGGGGATTGTGATCCAGGgcatcccagttcatcccagtccatcccagtccatcccagttcatctcatcccatcccattccattccaccAGGGCACCCAGCACGGCCTCCTTCTCCTGAGGGATGGGTGGGGATTGTGATCCGGGgcatcccagctcatcccagtccatcccagtccatcccagttcatcccagtccatcccagtccatcccagtccatcccagtccatcccagtccatcccagtccatcccagtccatcccagttcatcccagctcatcccagtccatcccagttcatcccagttcatctcGTCCCATCCCATTCCGCCAGGGCACCCAGCACGGCCTCCTTCTCCTGAGGGATGGGTGGGGATTGTGATCCGGGgcatcccagctcatcccagctcatcccagtccatcccagtccatcccagtccatcccagttcatcccagtccatcccagtccatcccagttcatcccagtccatcccagctcatcccaatccatcccagtccatcccagtcaaTTCCAGttcatcccagctcatcccagttcatcccagttcatctcatcccatcccattccattccaccagggcacccagcacagcttccttctcctgagggatgggatgggatggagattGTGATGCAGGgcatcccagctcatcccaatccatcccagttcatcccagttcatcccagtccatcccagttcatcccagttcatcccagctcatcccatccccaatcccatcccaccaGCGCGCCCAtccccagtgggatggggattgTGTTCCAGGgcatcccagttcatcccagttcatcccattttcccattatcccatcatcccattatcccgttatcccattatcccattatcccaatgatcccattgatcccaatCATACAGCCTGGAATCTCTCATAGGACGGCTCTCCGGGCTTGGGCGGGTCCATGACCATggatcccattatcccattgatcccaccccaatcccattgatcccaaTTCCCTTATTCCAATCCCAATCACATGGATCCTatccccatcccattgatcccaatcccattgatcccaaACCAAATCCCATTGATCCCAATGATTCTAATCCCGTTATCCCACTGATCCCAatgatcccattgatcccaatCCTACAGCCTGGAATCTCTCATAGGACGGCTCTCCGGGCTTGGGCGGGTCCATGACCATTGATCCCAATGATCCCAATCCTATCGATCCCCATCCCaatgatcccaatcccattgatcccaatgatcctgatcccaatcccaatctcaTTTATCctcatcccattgatcccaatCCTACAACCTGGAATCTATCATAGGAAAGCTCTCTGGGCTTGGGTGGGTCCATGGCCATGGATCCCGTTGTCTCATTGATCCAAATCCCATTGATCCCAAACTCaatgatcccaatcccattatcccattgaTCCCAATCCTACAGCCTGGAATCTCTCGTAGGACGGCTCTCCGGGCTTGGGCGGGTCCATGACGGTGTCCAGGATGAGCTGTCCGAGCACGGGCGGGCACAGGCGCACGGACACGAGCTTGGCCAGCTGGGCCTTCACCTCGGGGTTCATGTTCACCACCTCCACGTAGCCGCCCCGCAGGCCGCACCTGCCCAGCAACCCCAGCGTCGGCACCCGCGGGATCCAGGGTGGGACCCCGGggagggatacagggatgggatccacGGGTGGGACCCCGGggagggatacagggatgggatcccgggatgggatccagggatgggaactcaTGGatggaggtttgggatgggatccatggatggGATTTGTGGATGGAACTCatggatgggatccatggatggGAAGGAACCCAGGGATGGAGGTTTGAGATAGGATCCACGGATGGGATCCTGGGgtgggatccagggatgggatccgTGGGTGGCAACCatggatgggatccatggatggaACTCATGGatggaggtttgggatgggacCCATGGATGGGATCCTAGGgtgggatccagggatgggatccgTGGGTGGGAACTCaaggatgggatccatggatggGAACTCATGGGTAGatgtttgggatgggatccatggatggGAACTCATGGATAGatgtttgggatgggatccatggatggGAACTCATGGATAGATGTTTGGGATGGGAATCCATGGATGGGATTTGTGGATGGAACTCatggatgggatccatggatgagagtttgggatgggaatCCATGGATGGGAATCTatggatgggatccatggatgggggtttgggatgggatccatgaatgggggtttgggatgggatccatggatgAATTCatggatgggatccatggatgggagtttgggatgggaatCCATGGATGGGAATCTATGGAGaaggatccatggatggattcatggatgggAACCCACAGatgggagtttgggatgggaatCCATGGATGGGAACCTATGGAGAACGACCAATGGGTGGGATACATGGATGGGAGATGTAgatgggatccatggatggattcatggattgggatttgggatgcgATCCaaggatggggatttgggatgggatccatggatggGGCTCTGGGATGCGAATCCATGGATAGGACATGGCAATCATGGAATCTCAACATCCCAGTCCAGGAGATCCATGGGGTGGTGCCACCTCCATCCCCAACCCATGACATCCATGGCATCCATGACGCCAATCCATGACATCCATGACAATCCAccaccccaatcccaccccaagAACATCCATGGGCTGGTGACATCTCCATCCCAcaccctccccatcccatcccatcccatcccatcccgaGACCCCACGGCACCCGGGCGGCCCCGATTCCGCAATTCCCAGGACTCACTCTCCCATGAATCCCTTGGAGATGGAGTGGAACGAGGCCAACTCCACCTCGGCCGAGTAGGGCGGCCCCATCTCCATCAGCACCTTCTTGAAGGAGTGGAAGGCCGAGCCCTCGGCGTAGATGTTGTCCTGGTACACCTGGGGAGGACATCCCAGGATGTCACCCGGAATTCCGGACTTTTCCCGGGAATGGGGACCCCCCCAGGTCACCTCTGACCCCACCCACCTCGTCGGCCATGAGGAAAAGCCGCTCCTCGTAGGCGAACTTGATGACGTCCTCGATGCACTCGCGGCTCTGCACCTGGCCTGGGGACACCGACGGGGGACGTGGGGACACCAACGGGCACCCAGCTGGGATCCCAgcccagttttggggtcccagttcAGTCTTGGGGTCCAAATCCAGTCATGGGGTCCAGTCCTGAGTTTCCATTCCAGGGTTCATTTCCCAGTTGGTTTCCCAGAGTTCCCCGTTGAGTCTTGGGGTCCCAAACTCAGTCTATGGATCCCAGaccagttttggggtcccagtccagttttggggtcccagcccagTTTTGGAGTCCCAGTCCAGCCCCAGGATCCCAATCCTGAGTTCCCAGTCCAGTCTTGGAgtctcagcccagcccagaggtCCCAGTTCAATCTTGGGGTCCCCATCCCAGTCTATGGATCCCAGtccagttttggggtcccagtccAGTCTTAGGGTCCCAATTCAGTCTTGGGGTCCCAGTCCTGAGTTTCCAGTCCAATGTTGGTTTCCCAATCCAGCCCAAAGTTCCCAGTTCAGTCATGGGGTCCCAGACCAGTCTTAGGGTCCCAACCCTCAAgtcccagtccagcccaggaGTCCAAGTCCAGTCTTGGGGTCCCAGAGTTCCCAGTCCAGTTTTAGGGTCTCAgtccagcccagagctcccagtccagttttggggtcccagagtCCCCAGTCCAGTTTTGGAGTCCCAGTTCAGTCTTGGGGTCCCCATCCCAGTCTATGGGTTCCAGCGCAGTTTTGGGTTCCCAGTCCACCCTGTGATCTCACCCCATGGATCtcatcccacagatcccatcccagagatcccaccccacagaccccaccCCATGATCCCATCTCACctcatggatcccatcccactccacAGATCCCCCCGATAGAtctcatcccatggatcccatcctcATGGATCCCACCCCatagatcccatcccatggatcccatcccaccccatggaTCTCATCCTATCCAATGGATCCCACCCCatagatcccatcccatggatcccatcctcATGGATCCCACGCCATAGATCCCATCctcatggatcccatcccacctcatggatcccatcccactccacAGATCCCCCCTGATAGAtctcatcccatggatcccatcctcctggatcccattccaccccatggatcccatcccaccccatggatcccatcccatggatcccatcccaccccatggattccatcccatcccatagATCCCATCCTCATGGATCCCACCCCATCCTCATggatcccaccccaccccataGATCCCATCCTCATGGATCCCATCCCCATAGATCCCATCCCATGACtcccatcccacagatccccacagaccccatcccatggatcccaccccaccccatggatctcatcccaccccatgGATCCTACCccaccccatggatcccatcccactccatagatcccatcccatggattccaTCCCATAGATCccaccccatggatcccatcctcatggatcccatcccatcccatagATCTCATCCTATCAAATtaatcccatcccatggatcccatcccaccccctggatcccaccccaccccacgGATccccccatggatcccatcctcATGGACCCCATCCCACctcatggatcccatcccaccccatggaTCCCCTGGCCATGGATCCCATAGATCCCATCCCACGGATCCCATCCCACggatcccatcccactccatGGATCTCATCCCactccatggatcccatcccatcctcatGGCTGCCATCctcatggatcccatcccacgGATCCTATCCCACCCCCTggatcccaccccaccccatgGATCCCACCCCATGGAACCCATCCCATGGACCCCACCTCATGGATCCCATctcatggatcccatcccactccatggatcccatcccactccatggatcccatcccaccccatggaTCTCATCCTATCCaatggatcccatcccatggattccatcccactccatggatcccatcccatggatcccatcccatggatcccacccCATAGATCCCATCctcatggatcccatcccatggatcccacccCATAGATCCCATCctcatggatcccatcccatggatcccacccCATAGATCCCATCCTCATGGATCCCATCCTCATGgctcccatcccatggatcccaccccatcccataGATCCCACCCCACGgatcccaccccagggaccGGTGCCCGTGCCCATTACCGGTGGGGTTGCCGGGGTTGATGATGCAGAGCACGCGGGGGCAGCAGCGCTGGCGGCCCTCGGCCAGCGCCCGCCGCAGCTCGGCCACGTCCAGCGCCCAGCAGCGCTCCTCGGCCAGGTAATAATTGACCTGCACGGCCTCCAGCTCGGCCAGCGCCGCCGAGTACAGCGGGTACTGCGGGATCGGGATCAGCACCCCCGTGCGCTGAGAGCCCTCCCCGGACACCAGCAGCTTCAGGATGTTCTGGGGACACGGAGGGCACGGTCAGGGGACA includes:
- the LOC117000399 gene encoding alanine aminotransferase 2-like, with protein sequence MWPRRLLAMAAAAAAAAAAGGARRARVLTPESMNPAIRRVEYAVRGPIVTRALEIEQELKKGLPKPFTEVIKANIGDAHAMGQQPITFLRQVTALCLCPELMKDESIPSDAKERAQRLLSACGGHSVGAYSASPGVQMVRENVARYIERRDGVPATADDIFLSTGASDAIVNILKLLVSGEGSQRTGVLIPIPQYPLYSAALAELEAVQVNYYLAEERCWALDVAELRRALAEGRQRCCPRVLCIINPGNPTGQVQSRECIEDVIKFAYEERLFLMADEVYQDNIYAEGSAFHSFKKVLMEMGPPYSAEVELASFHSISKGFMGECGLRGGYVEVVNMNPEVKAQLAKLVSVRLCPPVLGQLILDTVMDPPKPGEPSYERFQAEKEAVLGALAEKARLTQEIFNQTPGIHCNPVQGAMYSFPRIELPPKALAAAKEKKQAPDMFFCMRLLEETGICVVPGSGFGQKEGTFHFRMTILPPTEKLKILLEKLSTFYTKFVKEFS